Proteins found in one Trueperaceae bacterium genomic segment:
- a CDS encoding cytochrome c, which translates to MAWVAAFFFGVTAPPDPAVEAILNAKPAVVAGAGDEGRQVFDQVCAACHMATGMGLPGAFPPLAGHFPDLLAADGGHEYAAGVVLFGLQGAITVDGQTFNSLMPPQQQLSDEQIAAVLNYVGSAWGNEPPAGAAPFTAEDVAAQRARGLTSQQVQQARSELALP; encoded by the coding sequence ATGGCGTGGGTCGCGGCGTTCTTCTTCGGCGTCACGGCCCCGCCCGACCCGGCGGTGGAGGCCATCCTCAACGCCAAGCCGGCCGTGGTCGCCGGCGCGGGGGACGAGGGGCGGCAGGTGTTCGACCAGGTATGTGCCGCCTGTCACATGGCCACGGGCATGGGCCTGCCAGGAGCGTTCCCGCCCCTCGCCGGGCACTTCCCGGACCTGTTGGCGGCCGATGGTGGGCACGAGTACGCCGCCGGTGTGGTGCTGTTCGGGCTCCAGGGCGCCATCACCGTCGACGGCCAGACCTTCAACAGCCTCATGCCGCCGCAGCAACAGCTCTCCGACGAGCAGATCGCGGCCGTCCTCAACTACGTCGGGAGCGCCTGGGGCAACGAGCCGCCCGCCGGCGCGGCACCGTTCACGGCCGAGGACGTGGCCGCGCAGCGCGCCCGCGGCCTCACCTCCCAACAGGTACAGCAGGCGCGGAGCGAGCTGGCGTTGCCCTGA